In Erythrolamprus reginae isolate rEryReg1 chromosome 9, rEryReg1.hap1, whole genome shotgun sequence, the genomic window tttttttaaaaaattaatatttttattgattttttaaaaataagattttaacataaaacaggtgctctgaGAGtaatgcccaccaccagacaagcattcacaaCCCACCACCAaaccgggggtgtttcttgtatataccattttaactcaacaGCAaagtatctgtttacatattatagagtaaaTTATAGAATaaatccaatttattccttgtagcatGGTCTTggatcagttgtcgcaagtcagtttcattaaccgaattcatccttttatccataatctcaaattgaatgtggtccaccatgtaccggtaccaattttgcattgtccttccaacccaagactattaccacctgagcgctttctatcgctgcttgttttatttctctaaattctcccattgcattgcttttaactaatactgccatttccttagtaattatccatcctATATTTAACATcgtattaatatcctcttgcactttttgccaaaagttctgcgttaccgggcattcccaaagtatatgcatgaacactcctttatcttgacacccatgccaacagatacctttaacattctgctgaaaatatgcaagttgtacgggtgtgtaataccacttatgtaatattttccttctcatttccttaacccttgtattcttaattttcttgatattctccactatatttttcatctcttgcgcctctacttgtatttcactctgccaccatttagtcaatccttgggtcacatccccgtctgactgcactaacatcttatatatatgaCTTGCTTGCGCCTTGGCACCCTCACTTTTCCCTCTTATTATTTTccctaactctatctcctccctaaatagtgcttctttattctccctttcattcagatactACCATGACATAAGAATAGATATCCTCGGAACCTGGTTCACAAGATGCCATGGCAGGTGCTACtttcaggaagaaaaagaaaaatctcaaTACCCCGAATGAGgttgttatatatttattttatttatttattatttagatttgtatgttaaaCTCATGTAAGAAGAAGGgctaaacaaggtccaggagggaagtgtttttaataagaaagtgaacccaagaacaagagggcacaatctgaggttagttggagaaaagatcagaagcaacgtgagaaaatattatttgactgaaagagtagtagatccttggaacaaacttccagcagacgtggttggtaaatccacagtaactgaatttaaacatgcctgggataaacatagatccatcctaagataaaatacaggaaatagtatgagggcagactggaccatgagatctttttctgccatcagtcttctatgtttctatgtaacgtagatgcttggaacaaactcccagcagacgtggttggtaaagccacagtaactgaatttaaacatgcctggaatcaGCGATGGACTATGagacggaacgctaaattgcacttgccgccGCGGTtgataagtattattattattatttattagatttgtatgccgcccctctccgtagctgGTGTGGCCAGCACgattctgcacctgtggaggtagtaaaatcatgcacagagccacaggtgcacctgtgttttggcttgtgtggaagcaaaaaaacttgctgaaacacgggcgcacctgcagctctgtgcgcgattttgctacctccacaggtgcagaaacaaaatcgcgctggccccgtagcggtggtgagcccaatttagtgttccagctcatagcccaccgctgcctgggataaacatatatccaagggtgggctactgcccggatgggggggggaacatggtggggtagcgaaaatggagctccaccctgttctgtcgagctctctgatagagtcctcccacaaatgcacagagacaatttcagacacacacacgtttgaaaattcaaaacaatgttctttataatgaaacttcacttaaactaagccctcttttggtgtagcaaagagcactcgtctccaaacaaactggtaatttgtacaagtcccttatcagttctgtgatacttggcttgcagctgtgaggcaattcacagtccttcttctttcacaaagtgaaacacactttgccctggtttagtttcacaacggggaaaaatcagcacacaaaaagtcagtaaagcagtcacgaaacacgatcagataatcctccacaatggccaaacccacaggctgctatttatagcagcctcactaatgaccacagccccacccaaccacaggtggcctcattttctttgataataatctctcaattgttgttgcctatgcatcgctctccacatgcgtggctgtatcattaactcttgttctgaatcaaaataattgatctccttctgagctgtctgccacactctccttctccctgtcactcatgtcttcttggtcagaggagccttcatcatcagattccaccgggggcaaaacaggcctgcagcatgtggatgtctcccccacatccacagtccttggggcaggagctgggccagagctaaccacaacacaccccagaacacccaatttgtgctgaaagatgttgaaagaaaatgcataagccacgcccacagtgtggtagtaaaaatttgggtagcccttcactgcatagatccatcctaagataaaatacaggaaatagtatgagggcagactagatggaccatgaggtctttttctgccgtcaatcttctatgtttctatgtttctaaaacaaaatGGCTTACCTGTTTAGTCCTTCAGCTCTTACTTCTTCCACCACCAGACTCAATATGGAACCAAGGTGGGAACGGATCTCAATAAAAGGCGACCCTGCCTGGTGCTTTCACTTTACAGGGAAATCACCAGATGCTCTGCAATAAATGTTTGAGAGATAAGCTGTAGCAGTTGATTTAAGTAATTAGTTTATAGGGCCACCCATCTTAAGATCCTAGAAAGCTCCCAGTGAAAATGAAACCAAAACTAAAAAGCAATcataaaagagaaaaacaatacATTGATAAAGCTTGCTTGTTTGCAATCCTACCGCAGGACCAGAgtaaaaggaaaatattaatgACTTTCCCAAGGACAGAGAGAGATCCTGTGGAATCACTGGAGAGCATGCCTCAAGATAAGGTtagttttatagatggcatacgTCACCAGAGAGATTAGCAGAAATGTTTAagaatacagggtgcgttccaaaagtaatgcaatttttttttaaagtaacttattgaacagatttgcacaaacacttaaaattcttcaaagtactgtccttgggcctctacacattttttccagcaactctgccattaccggtacacgccctggaaggtgtcttcggggacctcatgcaaggtcttcgtcacggctgattggatctcttctatggatgaaaaacgggttcctttcagggctgccttaatcccagggaacaaaaagaagtctgatggagcgacgtcaggactataggggggtaaggcagcgttggcacctggtgtttggccggGAACTTGCAGACTCGtagcgtgttgtggcaaggcgcgttgtcataatggagttgccaggtagcagaaatttctcatcctgatgatcctttttcggagtctttccagcacatccacatagTAGGCAGCGTCAATTGTccgtgaggaacaaactccttatggaccactcttTTACTGTTGCAAAAGACTGTGAGCATtgctttcacttttgatttgctcatgcttgcctttttgggcttgggggactggtcggtgtgccactcagagctttggcattttgtttctgagtcatattcaaaaacccaggtttcatcaccagtgatgacgttgtccaaataaccaggttcaatttctatacattgcagaagttcacttgaaatttccgattccatttttttcgtgacacGGTCGGcatgcagaggtttacaataactgatgtcctgccacttccacagcttggagagcactgagaccggtttCGCAGCAGAGCTTAGTGTCCTctccccacctactccaagtgctttggTCCTACTCTGACCAATAGGAGCAGcgtgggaaattcaattgcattacttttgcaaCGCACCCTGTAGTtcgatgaaatgttggaaatgccctAGAGTGTGCCCACCCTATTGTGCTCATTTGTCATACATAGAGGCTGTTCAAGTACTTGTAGGTTGTAAATGGATTTTTCTTCTGCAGCTGTGGAGTCTTTCGATTTCCAAATGATGTTTTGCAGGGATTTCGTTGGTTTGTGTGTTACAGTGATGCCAAAAGACCCAGtttaaaagttttaattttaaaaaactatatagAGACACACATAGATAAGAAAACCTGTATCACTTGACAAACTATGTGAACATGCCATGGCAGGATTCTGCATCATGTAGCACGTTGTATGTGAAGAAAGATAGCACCCATCCCTCTTGGAGGACTGAAATATTTTGGTGCCATCTTACCTGCAGGATAAAAGACTGGACCATCTTATCTACACGACAGAGGACCATCACCCTCAGGACATAAAAGGATTAGCCCACTACTCACctagcagaggaactcaccacttGGCACCTGGGGATATTACATCACCCAGCACAGTTCAACCAGACCTGTCTCAGACAAAGTAGGATTTGCACATGACCCTTACAGCAACCGATGGAGTGCCTGCTCTTGGCACGGGAGgggctccggtttggagcccagGAGAGGATGTACATGACACTTCCTCTCCACTCCAGGTGTTTAGCCGCACCAAGACCATGTGCTTAATGGTTCAGCTCCATTAAACCAGCTTTCCAAGCAGTCTCctatccatgtttccagtgtctttctccccacttggaactgaacccagacagACAGTTGGATTAATACCTGACTGATATGTAAACACATTTTTAGGAAGGTAATGCTGGTTACCTGGAGTTGCCTCTCAGCAGGACGGGCAGCATGCAAATTTAAAtaccacagaaacatagaaaaaccCATTTCATTAGAATTCAAATAAATTTATTGGAAAGCTGCTAGTGAGAGTACAAATACTACTTTCCTCTTGGCTTATTTAGTTGGTCACAGACACAATAGAGGTACTGTAATTCTAATAATgcaattgggactggcaactctGTGTCACTAAGTGCAGTTGTTCAGTACAGTGAGATATCATGTAATTGCAAAAGATTTCATATCACTATCTGCAAGTTATTTGTTGGCTTCCTCGCTGATTTTCCTTCTCCCAACCATCTGAGAAGTGGTAAATAGTCCATGACCAAGAGTTACCTGCATTATCATATTTCACAGTAGACTTTGAAAGAAGCTTTACGTCGAAACATTATCTAAAAGCTTGAATCTGTCAATAAAACTATGAATCTCACACAGatattattttatgattggtttatttTCCTATGACCAGAAGCACATTATGACTACAACACACTTCCCGTGACTACAAACATGAGTTTGAACTGGCCATGAGTAATaagtggacaaggtcatgggagctgtgagttcctccatctgtttattggacccgtgtcccttcTAGccggtttcggccagcagggaagtgacacaAAGCTGGATCCAAGCGGTGACCAATGCTTCACTGAGGAAAAGGTCCTTTCTGCCCCTGTTAAAGGAGGTGGTGGTGCACCGTTTCCTCAAGAACCCTTCCCTGGATCCGGCTATTCTGAATAACTATTGTCCCTTCCCCTTttgggggaaggttgttgagaagttggtggcgctccagctcctgtGGTCCATAGATGAAGCAGAttattctagaccagtgatggcaaaccttcttttcctcagggcCAAAAGAACATGCACatacgctattgtgcatgcacgaaggcccacacccataattcaattcctggggaatTGTCCATCATGTCCATTTTGGCGCatgttacaatttttaaaattaattcttcttcttgtgggatttcttcccctttccatttttgtgcataaatTATTCTTGTTGCCATTAGGATATGTATGATCAAATATCAAATTTCTTTGATATAGTTTTTGGAAAATatacctaattttaaaaaatctgggggcttttttatttcccattttataatttcttttaataatttcTCAATCATATTCCAATATACTTTGGCTTTGGGACATGTCCACCGCTGGTGATAGTATGAACCAATTTCTTATTCACACTCTAGTATTTTTCTAATAATAACTTTATCATTTGGTACCTTGTCCTGTTTCTAGTGTTGTGCCAATGTTATTTTCCTTTTCAGTAGActaagacatacccaattcctgcaactgtttttcatatattttaggaCTGATAACTGAAGACGTTTGAAAGGCCAACCACCCACTGAATGCAAACTTATAACTTACCTCCTGGTACGATGGCCTGTAAACAAGATAAAGGTACACAATTATTAACTTACCAATCTTGTCGTGATGCTTGCTATCCATTGTACAAAATGTATTGTCCAAAGTCTACCATTCTCCCTTAGGTACAGCCTTGAAGTCCTTTCCAAAACAGTCTCTTATAGGAATTCCCTTGTTCCTGCTGATAAATTTTCTACAAGGCCTGCTAAATTATCACCTAGTGTTCCCTGAATCACCTTCAAAGTTTACATTGTCCCATTGTATCTGTCTTTCTCAAGACGCCTTCCCATTCACCAATTTCTCGTGTGAGATAAGGCAATTTTTCATTGCTAGATTTCTatgacaggtagtccttgacttatgaccacaattgagtcaaaATATTTCTGTGGCTTATGGGaaacatttgttcagtgactTTTTGCCCCATCTTacgacctttcctgccacagttgttaagtgaatcactgcatatgttaagtgaatctggctttcccccattgattttgcttgtcagaaagtcgcaaatTATCCCAGCATAAATATGAGtccgttgccaagcatctgagttttgatcactTGAACATGAGGATGCTAAAATGGTCGTTAAGTGAAAATGGTCCTAAGTTTGTgctactgtaactttgaatggcattgaatgaactgtcgtaagttgagggttcctgtattttcattttttaaaaaccccaaaaaaccttGACGTTGCAATTTTAATATTCTTTGTTACCCCaaaatctttcttccttctctccagcTGTTGGAATGTTCTCAGCTGAAGGCAACTTGAGTTCGGGAAACCCAGCTTAGCATAgctgaaggaaggagaaataatgGCCATACAACCTTGGCAGTTTACACATTAAAATTTCAGCTTTATTTGCATTTTATCTTCAAAAGATGAATCACCTGCTACACTTTTGGCTCCCAATGATTTCAACTTTtcacttccctccccctctcaaaaTTAAGGCAGAATTAGAAGAAACACATCCCCATGGAAAACTTAACCCCCCTTCTGAGAAATTTCAAATAATTTGAAGCTGATCATTCTACTATGGCCAACTACGAAATTCAACCACAGTGCAGTTATCTACATGAGGTTTCTCCAACTTGGCATCCTGAAGTTATGTTATCCACcagcctctctctctccagcCAAAGGACATATTTGGGTGAGACAATATGGTCACAGATCCCACCCTTGAAACTGGGCAGGAGAGGCCGACACCTGTGCAGTATATTCATCTAGAACGATGCACATCAAAGAGCAGCCAATGGTGACGTCATCATAATGCCAATGCCATGACTTGCATCCTTGACCACAATGCAAGGATGCAACGGTAGCACTTTCTTTGATGGCGTCACTGTCGCAGCGGTCACTGCTTAGAAGATAAGATGAATGAGAGGTATTTACTCAGCAAGGCATTCAAAGTCCAGTTTTTGGGGTggcataaataaaattttaaaataaatacagcaaACATTGAGGCTCAAACCGATCCACCCTTGGCTATTGAAATAGGGACCGATTGTGaaaagtgggggaggggggaaaaacaggaTTGGCAAACCAAAGCTTGCCTTATTGTTATTCCTATAAAAAAACCATGATTTTAAGAAATCTAAAATACCAATAAGGGTCAGAAAGGAGCCAAGGGCACTCACACAACCCCTTAAAAGCCACATCGAAGTCTAGTTTCCATACTGGATTTCCCCTCTGAGTTCATTAGTGATATAGCTTGTCAGCACTCCCAGTAATTTCTCTTGAAGGGCACCGTTGGCCATGACCAAGGCTGTGAGTTGGGCTACGTCGGTCCAGTCCAGTTTCTGAATAATGGCACAGACGTTTTCGTAAAGCCGCTGCTGCTCCACAGGAGGCAGTTCCAGGATAATCTGAGGAATGGGCTTGAACTGTCCGGAGGTCATCCAGGCCCCGAGCAAGCCCCCAACGGCACCTCCTAGAAAAACAGGACAGATAAGCCAGCTTTCAACTTTGTCTGGCAAACTTATCATTGAATGATAGAATCAATTGGCTTTTGCAAAGGCAAGAGGCATTTTTTTACATGCAGGTAAGGGATCTGGAATATATTTAAGTTGCACTGTCctattatctttctttctttcttctttctttctttttctctctctctctctcattactgtgtgtctttctctgtttctctctccccccgtgtatgtgtgtctgtctgcctctgtctatttcatctctctctcttcatgtctgtctgtctgcttgcctgtctctgtctatttctctctttctttctttctttctttctttctctctctctccttccttcctccctctctctttttctttctttctttctttctctttctcgctctctccttctttcttcctccctccctccctctttctttcttttttctttctttttctctctctctctctcattactgtgtgtgtctttctctgtttctctctccccccatgtatgtctgtctgtctgccttgtctatttcatctctctctctctcttcatgtctgtctgtctgtttgcctgtctctgtctatttctctctttctctttccttctttattccttcctccctccctccctccctctctctctctgtttctttctttcttcagtcatttatttggatttctacgCCGCCCTTCTTCATCGGACtcaggggcagcttacaaaatattaTCAATTCAAAATACAAATTTATGAAACCCAAGCATAAAATCTAAATCTTAAAACCACAGACATTTAAAACCATTTCAACCATGTACTATGTAAGAGGACGTGGTGGcagccccgagtccgcggagaggggcggcatacaaatctaaataataaataaataaaataaataaataaacagtggttagaatgcagcacagcAGCCTGCAACCTCCTAACTGCAGTTGGCAGTTCGATACATActggcacaaggttgactcagccttccatccttccgaggtgggtaaaatgagacccagattgttgggggcaataggctgactttataaaaccgcttagacagggctgtaaaacacattaaagcggtatataagtctaagggctatcgCTCTTTACAAGAGCATTTAACGCAATTTTCACAA contains:
- the LOC139171832 gene encoding protein C19orf12 homolog, yielding MPVNVRDVMQLLCHVSEERKMKAAFKHSGRGAFVVGATAFFGGLMAGPPGLAVGGAVGGLLGAWMTSGQFKPIPQIILELPPVEQQRLYENVCAIIQKLDWTDVAQLTALVMANGALQEKLLGVLTSYITNELRGEIQYGN